The following coding sequences are from one Bifidobacterium sp. window:
- the trxB gene encoding thioredoxin-disulfide reductase, whose protein sequence is MTQDVHDAIVIGSGPAGYTAAIYLGRAGHKPLVIAGALTPGGQLVNTTEVENFPGFPEGILGPDLMENMRVQAEKFGAEIEYDDVTSVDFSSPIKLVTTDSGTQYRAKTVIITTGSEYRKLGVPGEQEYSGRGVSYCATCDGFFFKDRPIVVVGGGDSAMEEADFLSRYGSSVTVIHRRDAFRASKIMVDRAIANPNISFKLNTVVTSITGTDSGATTVELKDTVTGESSTIEAQGIFVAIGYTPQTGFIKDVIDLDADGYILTTPEATNTSVEGVFAAGDAVDRVYRQAISAAGSGCRAALDAQHYLNTFNPISTASTAVPSI, encoded by the coding sequence ATGACTCAAGATGTTCATGACGCAATCGTCATTGGTTCGGGACCAGCTGGATACACTGCCGCTATATACCTCGGAAGAGCTGGCCATAAACCTCTGGTCATCGCAGGTGCACTCACCCCTGGAGGACAGTTAGTCAATACCACAGAGGTGGAAAACTTCCCCGGTTTCCCCGAAGGCATTTTGGGACCCGATCTGATGGAAAATATGCGCGTGCAAGCAGAGAAGTTTGGTGCTGAAATTGAATATGATGATGTAACCTCGGTAGACTTTTCTAGCCCGATTAAACTTGTCACCACAGATTCAGGAACCCAGTACAGAGCCAAAACAGTCATTATTACTACCGGATCTGAATATCGTAAACTCGGCGTGCCCGGCGAGCAGGAATACTCCGGACGCGGCGTTTCTTACTGCGCTACTTGTGATGGTTTTTTCTTCAAAGATCGTCCTATTGTGGTCGTCGGCGGAGGAGATTCAGCTATGGAGGAGGCCGATTTCCTTTCACGATATGGGTCTTCAGTAACCGTGATACACCGCAGGGACGCTTTCCGCGCATCCAAAATCATGGTCGATCGAGCAATAGCGAATCCCAATATTTCCTTCAAACTCAACACCGTGGTTACATCTATTACAGGCACTGACAGTGGGGCAACTACCGTAGAGCTCAAAGATACGGTAACTGGTGAATCTTCAACCATCGAAGCGCAGGGTATTTTTGTTGCGATCGGATACACACCTCAGACGGGATTCATTAAGGACGTTATTGATCTCGATGCTGACGGATATATACTGACTACCCCAGAAGCGACTAATACTTCAGTAGAAGGCGTTTTCGCAGCTGGCGATGCTGTTGACCGTGTATACAGGCAAGCAATTTCAGCAGCAGGTTCTGGTTGCCGCGCAGCCCTTGACGCACAGCATTATCTGAATACGTTCAATCCAATAAGTACTGCATCAACCGCAGTACCGAGCATATGA
- a CDS encoding ParB/RepB/Spo0J family partition protein, translated as MASRSRLGKGLGALFPDIPTENSLDDQDVSESELEHELQIPKSQPMEQAAFAESEKDVSRETSSKRMKSRKPATGVASQASNTAIDKTVNKKRTHDKRRSVPGIDELARPSDVFFGVSRETPAIEVAITEDDTVNKEAKPKSDSNNHLEDNDEQVTQHAGSESEDLQPVAGGYLRELNIDDIDANSQQPRTIFDEEELLELSHSITEVGVLQPIVVRQRTGDSKHPPYEIIMGERRWRASQLAGLTTIPAIVKTTADDDMLRDALLENLHRVALNPLEEAAAYQQMIDEFGLTQAQLSHSVSKSRPQIANMLRLLQLPGNVQKKVASGVLSAGHARALLGLQSAEEMDVLANRIISEGLSVRSTEEIVALKTRGTAASKVTTRSKRNNLWSDSPIMHNLENHFETAINIKGNEKHGKIEITFSSPEDMSRIVDLMLGKGDNTTSGKDDWI; from the coding sequence ATGGCATCACGTTCGCGACTTGGGAAGGGCCTTGGTGCTCTATTCCCAGATATTCCAACTGAAAATTCATTAGATGACCAGGACGTCTCGGAATCAGAGCTGGAGCATGAATTACAGATACCGAAGTCTCAGCCAATGGAACAAGCAGCATTTGCTGAGTCAGAAAAAGATGTTTCACGTGAAACATCGAGTAAACGCATGAAATCACGGAAACCAGCAACAGGTGTTGCATCTCAGGCATCGAATACAGCAATAGACAAGACCGTAAATAAGAAACGCACACACGATAAAAGAAGAAGTGTACCCGGGATTGATGAGCTAGCGAGACCTTCCGATGTTTTTTTCGGTGTTTCACGTGAAACACCGGCAATAGAAGTGGCTATCACAGAAGACGATACGGTTAACAAAGAAGCTAAGCCAAAGTCCGATTCAAATAATCATCTCGAGGACAACGACGAGCAAGTGACGCAGCACGCCGGTAGTGAGTCCGAGGACTTACAACCTGTTGCTGGGGGATATCTACGTGAACTCAACATTGATGATATCGATGCAAATTCGCAGCAACCCAGAACGATTTTTGATGAAGAGGAACTTCTGGAACTATCGCATTCGATAACAGAAGTAGGGGTGTTGCAACCTATCGTTGTCCGACAACGTACAGGTGATAGCAAGCATCCGCCATACGAAATCATTATGGGAGAAAGGCGTTGGCGGGCTTCGCAGCTTGCTGGGCTAACAACTATTCCTGCGATTGTGAAAACTACAGCTGATGACGACATGTTACGCGATGCGTTGTTGGAAAATCTCCACCGTGTCGCTCTAAATCCATTAGAAGAAGCTGCAGCATACCAACAGATGATTGACGAATTTGGTTTAACACAAGCTCAGTTGTCGCATTCAGTATCGAAGTCACGCCCACAGATTGCCAACATGCTTCGTTTGTTGCAACTGCCGGGGAATGTTCAAAAAAAGGTTGCTTCTGGCGTGCTTTCTGCTGGTCATGCTCGCGCATTGTTAGGGTTGCAATCCGCTGAGGAAATGGACGTCTTAGCTAACAGGATTATTTCTGAAGGTCTTTCAGTTCGTTCGACAGAAGAAATAGTGGCATTAAAAACTCGCGGTACTGCAGCCAGTAAAGTGACTACAAGAAGCAAAAGAAATAATCTGTGGAGTGACTCACCGATTATGCACAATTTGGAAAATCATTTCGAAACGGCGATCAACATCAAAGGCAATGAAAAACATGGAAAGATTGAAATAACGTTCTCATCACCTGAGGACATGTCACGTATTGTTGACTTGATGCTTGGTAAGGGCGATAACACAACCTCAGGCAAGGATGATTGGATTTAA
- a CDS encoding D-alanine--D-alanine ligase family protein, which translates to MTTKQKRGEAAIMADQRNGAKAQSKAHTDTEAGVHKPAQTTSTHRSDIPRTEDTTILVICGGLSHERDISLSSGHRVEGFLEDAGWKVAIHDMDSDLLDYLSSTATRPDLVWPLLHGANGEDGSIRDVLEMTGLPYIGSRAKASRTAWSKPIAKNVVRKAGLTTPHSVTLPESMFRELGAGKVIDLLVNALGLPLFVKPTMGGSALGCSMVTSADQLPQAMVSCFAYGSVALVEQAVEGTEVSVSVLDIDGESTILPPLEIETPSGIYDYEARYTPGPTEFYVPARLDSDTLQAVKQAALTAHRALGLRDISRTDFIVDRKGQPQFLESNVTPGMTDTSLLPQSATAAGCKLSSLYSSLVQSVLSQHRETGQRN; encoded by the coding sequence ATGACAACAAAGCAGAAACGAGGAGAGGCCGCAATCATGGCAGACCAACGCAATGGCGCTAAGGCACAGTCCAAAGCACATACTGATACCGAGGCCGGAGTTCACAAGCCTGCTCAAACGACAAGCACACATCGTTCAGATATTCCAAGGACTGAAGACACTACTATTTTGGTTATTTGTGGTGGTCTCAGTCATGAACGTGACATTTCTTTGAGCTCTGGTCATCGTGTGGAAGGTTTCTTGGAGGATGCTGGTTGGAAGGTTGCCATACACGATATGGACAGCGACCTCCTAGACTACCTATCGTCAACAGCGACTCGTCCAGACTTGGTATGGCCCCTACTCCACGGTGCAAACGGTGAAGATGGTTCAATTCGCGATGTTCTTGAAATGACGGGCCTTCCGTACATAGGATCACGCGCAAAGGCCTCAAGGACTGCCTGGAGCAAACCTATTGCTAAAAATGTAGTTAGAAAAGCAGGTCTTACCACTCCACATTCTGTTACGCTTCCTGAATCTATGTTTAGAGAACTGGGAGCTGGTAAAGTCATCGATCTTCTCGTAAACGCATTGGGATTGCCACTCTTCGTTAAACCCACCATGGGTGGATCCGCATTGGGTTGTTCCATGGTTACTTCAGCAGATCAGCTACCGCAGGCTATGGTCAGCTGCTTTGCATATGGCAGCGTCGCATTGGTTGAGCAAGCTGTTGAGGGGACTGAGGTATCAGTTTCTGTTCTAGATATTGATGGTGAATCCACGATTCTACCGCCTCTTGAAATTGAGACACCTAGTGGAATATATGATTATGAAGCTCGATATACTCCTGGTCCGACTGAGTTCTATGTTCCGGCTCGGCTTGACTCTGACACCCTTCAGGCGGTCAAGCAAGCAGCATTAACCGCTCATCGAGCACTCGGTCTGAGAGACATTTCTCGCACAGATTTTATTGTTGACCGCAAAGGGCAGCCTCAATTCCTAGAGTCAAATGTCACGCCGGGGATGACGGATACCTCGTTGTTACCACAATCTGCCACGGCGGCAGGATGCAAACTGTCAAGCTTGTATTCTTCTCTCGTGCAATCAGTGCTGTCACAGCATCGCGAAACGGGGCAGCGGAATTAA
- a CDS encoding PLP-dependent aminotransferase family protein yields the protein MSENPNTASKVIKNDPWFGSYASRAESMRASEIRALFAVANRPEVVSLAGGMPYLERMPFGELSQLIAKMIVDKGDVAWQYGSAQGDPHLREDVLQIMELENITDVQPDDVVIVNGSQSGLDLITRIMCNPGDVILAEAPNYVGALGVFQSFQVDVVNVLLDNDGLIPEAFEQAIVEQRKLGKQVKFLYTVPNFHNPAGATMSEERRPKILEIAQRYHVLIVEDNPYGLLSFKGKTYPALRSMDSENVVYLSSFSKIIAPGMRVAWMVAPPGIRHKLVLANESAILCPSNMSQMTVTTYLDNFDWKSQINDYRGMYKERCDTMDAALREYLPYCSWHKPEGGFYIWLQIPEGLNSRAMLPRAITAKVAYVAGTAFYNNGEGTDHMRLSFCYPTPERIHEGIRRLSTVIDAERETAELFGTSGKADPDPRDVEHPGPAAK from the coding sequence ATGTCGGAAAATCCGAATACCGCATCCAAGGTCATCAAGAACGACCCCTGGTTCGGCAGCTACGCAAGTCGCGCCGAGTCCATGCGAGCTTCGGAGATCCGAGCACTTTTTGCAGTCGCAAATCGTCCTGAAGTGGTCTCACTCGCTGGTGGGATGCCATACCTAGAACGCATGCCCTTTGGAGAGCTATCACAGTTAATCGCCAAAATGATTGTCGACAAAGGTGATGTTGCTTGGCAGTATGGCTCCGCCCAGGGAGATCCTCATCTGCGCGAAGATGTGCTGCAGATTATGGAACTAGAAAACATCACCGATGTGCAACCCGACGACGTGGTTATCGTCAATGGCTCTCAATCTGGTCTTGATCTCATTACTCGAATCATGTGTAATCCAGGAGATGTGATTCTCGCCGAGGCACCTAACTATGTGGGTGCTCTAGGAGTATTTCAATCCTTCCAAGTTGATGTGGTGAATGTGCTGCTCGACAACGACGGATTGATTCCAGAGGCTTTCGAGCAGGCCATTGTGGAGCAACGCAAACTCGGCAAGCAAGTCAAATTCCTATACACTGTGCCCAATTTTCATAATCCTGCTGGTGCGACTATGAGTGAAGAACGACGCCCCAAGATACTGGAAATCGCCCAGCGATATCACGTACTGATCGTGGAAGATAACCCTTACGGTTTATTGAGTTTTAAAGGTAAAACTTATCCAGCACTTCGTTCTATGGATTCAGAAAATGTAGTGTACCTCAGCAGCTTTTCCAAGATCATAGCCCCTGGTATGCGTGTGGCATGGATGGTAGCGCCTCCAGGCATACGTCATAAGCTGGTCCTAGCCAACGAATCAGCCATTCTTTGCCCATCAAATATGAGCCAAATGACCGTTACTACTTACCTCGATAACTTTGATTGGAAATCGCAGATTAATGATTATCGCGGAATGTACAAAGAACGATGCGACACGATGGATGCAGCATTACGTGAATATCTGCCCTATTGTTCTTGGCACAAGCCAGAAGGGGGCTTCTACATCTGGTTACAGATACCGGAAGGTCTGAATTCACGAGCAATGTTGCCTCGGGCAATTACTGCCAAAGTCGCTTATGTAGCAGGTACGGCATTCTACAATAATGGAGAAGGTACCGACCATATGCGTCTGTCCTTCTGCTACCCGACTCCAGAACGCATCCACGAGGGCATCAGGAGACTTTCTACGGTTATTGATGCAGAGCGTGAAACAGCTGAACTCTTCGGTACCAGTGGTAAAGCAGATCCTGATCCTCGAGACGTCGAGCATCCCGGGCCGGCAGCCAAGTAA